The Dreissena polymorpha isolate Duluth1 chromosome 10, UMN_Dpol_1.0, whole genome shotgun sequence genome includes a region encoding these proteins:
- the LOC127848096 gene encoding techylectin-5A-like, whose product MYFKYKMVLYIVNLVLLPTVFSQMSSETSLTRIMRRLDRIEKNEEDLGAALRILRKDLKEEIDLILKDISALSTMITGSSGQVVKHDEEQVSKTHQAPCDCGDIVSQYKNLMMAFKREKSENTMLRKEFREMKKQHDLEIRNVSENIIDMDSRLNNAEKTYAVCQKDINHARSYINDGLMHLNESFTNRSLNTLQEISRITSDTAKLKTSNEILKNITDNLTRHPIFIPPKSCGSVFKSGEYTIYPDAFPQGVKVYCYLESTNEGWIVIQRRKDGSVDFNRTWADYKAGFGNLSGEFWLGNHHTYQLTKDKPKQLRIDMEMFDGTKRYALYSEFKISSESEKYKLHVAGYTGDAGDCLLTACADENLHNGRSFSTFDRDNDRSSGYCCACQWGGGWWFDHCFSAYLNGKYGKEYTYEITWYKITTFSASFKFVQMSMR is encoded by the coding sequence atgtattttaaatacaaaatggtCTTGTACattgtaaatttagttttacttCCAACTGTTTTTTCACAAATGTCAAGTGAAACATCATTAACTAGAATTATGAGAAGATTGGatagaattgaaaaaaatgaagaagaCTTGGGAGCTGCATTGCGTATTTTACGAAAGGATCTGAAAGAAGAAATAGACTTAATACTAAAGGACATATCTGCGCTTTCTACCATGATTACGGGATCTTCAGGACAAGTTGTAAAACATGACGAAGAACAAGTTTCTAAAACACACCAGGCGCCGTGTGATTGTGGAGATATTGTGAGTCAATATAAAAATTTAATGATGGCATTTAAGAGAGAAAAATCCGAAAATACAATGCTACGAAAGGAATTTCgcgaaatgaaaaaacaacatgatttgGAAATCAGAAATGTCAGCGAAAACATTATTGACATGGATTCTAGATTAAACAATGCGGAAAAGACATATGCTGTGTGTCAAAAAGATATAAATCACGCGCGTTCTTACATCAACGAcggtttaatgcatttaaatgagTCATTCACGAACCGTTCATTGAATACATTACAGGAAATATCTCGGATAACATCAGATACTGCCAAACTAAAAACGTCGAATGAAATCTTGAAGAACATAACTGATAATTTAACTCGGCATCCAATTTTCATCCCCCCTAAATCCTGTGGCAGTGTATTTAAGAGTGGTGAATATACAATATATCCAGATGCGTTTCCACAGGGCGTGAAAGTTTATTGTTATTTGGAGTCCACGAACGAGGGATGGATAGTTATACAGAGGAGGAAAGATGGGTCTGTAGATTTCAATCGCACTTGGGCGGATTACAAAGCTGGCTTCGGTAACTTGAGTGGTGAATTCTGGCTGGGCAATCACCATACCTACCAGCTGACTAAGGACAAACCGAAACAGTTGAGGATTGACATGGAGATGTTCGATGGAACGAAGCGATATGCGCTGTATTCTGAGTTCAAAATATCATCCGAGTCTGAGAAGTATAAGCTCCATGTGGCCGGATATACTGGGGACGCAGGAGACTGTTTATTAACGGCTTGTGCTGATGAGAATCTTCACAACGGACGGTCGTTCTCAACTTTCGATAGAGATAATGACCGAAGCAGTGGTTATTGTTGTGCATGCCAATGGGGGGGAGGTTGGTGGTTTGATCACTGTTTCAGTGCATATCTTAACGGTAAATACGGAAAGGAGTATACGTATGAAATTACCTGGTACAAGATCACTACGTTTTCCGCATCTTTCAAATTTGTGCAAATGAGCATGCGCTAA